The following are from one region of the Paenibacillus sabinae T27 genome:
- a CDS encoding ABC-F family ATP-binding cassette domain-containing protein gives MNIMTVEHLVKSYGEKVLFQDASFGMEDRDKIGVIGVNGTGKSTLLRIIAGVESPDEGQIAIGNDVRVQYLAQNPPYEPNNTVLQQVFAGNNPELAVMRQYMETAARLEAQPGNAELEHELIRLGQEIDAAGVWHLESEAKSVLSKLGIQQFDARMETLSGGQRKRVALAAALITPSELLILDEPTNHIDTSSVAWLEQYLQKRRGALLMITHDRYFLERVAGVMLELDQGRLFRYEANYSRFLELKAEREEREAASEQKRQNLLRNELAWIRRGAKARSTKQKARIDRFEKLKDQQAVSSGSQLEISAASTRLGRKILEIEDLTISRNGRTLINKLSYIAVPQDRVGIVGPNGSGKSTLLNLIAGKLQPDSGEVVLGPTVKLGYFTQEHQDMDDSLRVIEYIKEEAEVVRTADGSTVTAAQMLERFLFPPAMQWTPISKLSGGEKRRLYLLRILMSAPNVLLLDEPTNDLDIGTLAILEDYLDEFPGVVLTVSHDRYFLDRTVDKIIAFEDGNIRVHVGDYSEYEEWLAKNAPVRSSVADGKENTAVKRSEGGQSSQGNSTQAPAREKLKFSFKEQREYEEIDGLVERAEQRLSTIAAQMEAAYADSAKLQELVEEQRGAEAELERLMERWTYLNELAEKIANKS, from the coding sequence ATGAATATTATGACCGTAGAGCACCTTGTCAAAAGCTACGGAGAAAAAGTGCTGTTCCAGGACGCGTCCTTCGGAATGGAAGACCGCGACAAAATCGGTGTCATCGGCGTGAACGGGACGGGCAAGTCGACGCTTCTGCGGATTATCGCCGGGGTTGAAAGTCCCGACGAGGGGCAAATTGCCATCGGCAATGATGTTCGCGTGCAGTATCTGGCGCAGAACCCTCCCTATGAACCGAACAACACCGTGCTCCAGCAGGTATTTGCCGGGAACAATCCGGAACTGGCTGTCATGCGGCAGTATATGGAGACGGCGGCAAGGCTGGAAGCCCAGCCGGGAAATGCTGAGCTTGAGCATGAGCTGATCCGTCTTGGCCAGGAGATCGACGCCGCGGGAGTCTGGCATCTGGAGAGCGAAGCGAAAAGCGTCCTCTCCAAGCTGGGCATCCAGCAGTTCGACGCGCGCATGGAGACGCTCTCGGGCGGCCAGCGCAAGCGGGTCGCGCTGGCGGCGGCCCTGATTACTCCCTCGGAGCTGCTTATCCTGGACGAGCCCACCAACCATATTGACACCTCCTCGGTCGCTTGGCTGGAGCAGTATTTGCAGAAGCGGCGCGGCGCGCTGCTGATGATCACGCATGACCGCTACTTTCTGGAGCGGGTAGCAGGCGTAATGCTGGAGCTTGATCAGGGAAGACTGTTCCGCTACGAAGCGAACTATTCCCGCTTCCTCGAGCTGAAGGCCGAACGCGAAGAGCGGGAAGCCGCTTCCGAGCAGAAACGGCAGAACCTGCTGCGTAATGAGCTCGCCTGGATTAGACGGGGCGCCAAGGCGCGGTCTACGAAGCAGAAGGCGAGAATCGACCGCTTCGAGAAACTGAAGGATCAGCAGGCTGTATCCTCCGGCAGCCAGCTGGAGATTTCCGCCGCCTCGACAAGACTGGGGCGTAAAATCCTTGAAATTGAAGATTTGACGATTTCCCGGAACGGGCGGACGCTCATCAATAAATTGAGCTATATCGCTGTCCCTCAGGACCGCGTCGGAATCGTCGGCCCGAACGGCAGCGGCAAATCGACGCTGCTGAACCTGATCGCCGGCAAGCTTCAGCCGGACAGCGGCGAGGTGGTGCTGGGTCCGACCGTGAAGCTCGGGTACTTCACCCAGGAGCATCAGGACATGGACGATTCGCTGCGGGTGATTGAGTATATCAAGGAGGAGGCGGAGGTCGTGCGGACGGCCGACGGCTCCACCGTTACGGCAGCCCAAATGCTGGAGCGCTTCCTCTTTCCGCCGGCGATGCAGTGGACCCCGATCTCGAAGCTGTCCGGTGGAGAGAAGAGAAGATTGTATCTTCTGCGCATCCTGATGAGCGCCCCCAATGTACTGCTGCTGGACGAGCCGACGAACGATCTGGATATCGGCACGCTCGCCATCCTCGAAGATTACCTGGACGAATTTCCGGGAGTCGTGCTGACCGTTTCCCATGACCGGTACTTCCTGGACCGGACGGTGGACAAGATCATCGCGTTCGAGGACGGCAATATCCGTGTTCATGTCGGCGATTACAGCGAATATGAGGAGTGGTTGGCGAAGAATGCGCCGGTTCGTAGTTCCGTGGCCGACGGTAAAGAGAATACGGCGGTCAAGCGGAGCGAAGGAGGCCAATCTTCTCAAGGGAACAGCACTCAGGCGCCGGCCCGGGAAAAGCTGAAATTTTCGTTCAAGGAACAACGGGAGTATGAGGAGATAGACGGTCTTGTCGAGCGGGCCGAGCAGCGGTTAAGCACCATTGCGGCGCAGATGGAGGCGGCCTACGCTGATTCCGCGAAGCTTCAGGAATTGGTGGAGGAGCAGCGCGGGGCCGAGGCCGAACTAGAGCGGCTGATGGAGCGCTGGACGTACCTGAACGAACTGGCGGAGAAAATCGCGAACAAATCGTAA
- a CDS encoding MalY/PatB family protein yields the protein MTKYDFDRVLDRRNTHSYKWDQAEKLFGSKDILPLWVADMDFESPPAVKETLVRRAEHGIYGYCVPSGSYIESITGWFQRRHDWEISKEWIAQSPGIVTTLSLAVELFSEPGAEVILQSPVYYPFYDVIKMNDRKVADNPLILRNGRYEMDYEQLEGLMKGGAKLLLLCSPHNPGGRVWEREELLRLGELCLQYGVIVVSDEIHCDLALPGHKHIPFASLSKELSDITLMALAPTKTFNLPGIHSSFIVASNPEIKRKFETRIKALSLHMASFFAQDAVEAAYNEGAEWLDELITYIDGNIGYTISYLAEHLPQVKPMKPEATYLLWIDCRELGLNGAGLKKLMYEEAGVAFNEGSVYGSEGEGYLRINMACPRSILQKALERFCAAAAAYPAQ from the coding sequence TTGACAAAGTATGATTTTGACCGTGTCCTGGACCGGAGAAATACCCATTCCTACAAATGGGACCAGGCAGAGAAACTGTTTGGAAGCAAGGATATATTACCGCTGTGGGTGGCGGATATGGACTTCGAGAGTCCTCCGGCTGTCAAAGAAACGCTGGTTCGCCGCGCCGAGCACGGTATCTATGGATACTGCGTCCCCAGCGGCTCATACATAGAGTCCATCACCGGATGGTTCCAGCGCCGCCACGACTGGGAAATATCGAAGGAATGGATCGCCCAGTCTCCAGGCATCGTAACTACACTCAGCCTTGCGGTCGAGCTGTTCAGCGAGCCGGGGGCCGAGGTAATTTTGCAATCGCCGGTCTATTATCCTTTCTACGATGTCATCAAAATGAATGACCGCAAAGTAGCCGACAATCCGCTGATCCTGCGGAACGGACGCTATGAGATGGACTATGAGCAGCTGGAAGGGCTGATGAAAGGCGGCGCAAAGCTGCTGCTGCTGTGCAGCCCGCATAATCCTGGAGGACGAGTGTGGGAGCGCGAGGAGCTGCTTCGGCTCGGCGAGCTCTGCCTGCAGTATGGCGTCATCGTCGTTTCCGACGAAATTCACTGCGACCTGGCGCTGCCCGGGCATAAGCATATTCCGTTCGCTTCGCTGTCCAAGGAACTGTCAGACATTACACTGATGGCGCTGGCTCCAACCAAAACCTTTAATTTGCCAGGCATTCATTCCTCCTTTATCGTAGCGTCGAACCCGGAAATCAAGCGGAAATTCGAGACGCGGATCAAAGCGCTCAGTCTGCACATGGCCAGCTTTTTCGCCCAGGATGCGGTTGAAGCGGCTTATAACGAAGGGGCCGAATGGCTCGACGAGCTGATCACATATATTGACGGCAACATTGGCTACACCATTTCTTATCTGGCCGAGCATCTGCCGCAAGTCAAGCCTATGAAGCCCGAGGCGACCTATCTGTTGTGGATCGACTGCCGCGAGCTGGGCCTAAACGGAGCGGGATTGAAAAAGCTGATGTATGAGGAGGCCGGCGTTGCCTTCAACGAAGGATCGGTGTACGGAAGCGAAGGGGAAGGGTATCTGCGGATCAATATGGCCTGCCCGAGATCGATTCTGCAAAAGGCGCTGGAGCGCTTCTGCGCTGCGGCTGCGGCTTATCCAGCCCAATAA
- a CDS encoding M42 family metallopeptidase: MFTIQPNEDYILGILKKLLETPSPSGFTHAVMKLVAEEAAALDVNLSWNEKGGLILSVDGLDPSRIVGLSAHVDTLGAMVRSIRPDGTLRLTSVGGFTMYSIENEYCVIHTRSGKTYTGTILSTRPSAHAYPADARDIKRVEENMEVRIDEVVSSKDDVLKLGIAPGDFISFDARPVFTPSGYIKSRHLDDKASVAALLGLLESIKREGWKPLHNLSLLISNYEEVGHGASWIPGEISELIAVDMGVLGDDLSCKETDVSICAKDSTGPYDYTMTGRLIELAQGLGIPYAVDVYPHYGSDASAALHGGANIRAALIGPGVHASHSMERTHKQAVFNTAKLLAAYVGAN, encoded by the coding sequence ATTTTTACGATTCAGCCCAATGAAGATTATATCCTGGGTATTCTAAAAAAGCTGCTGGAAACGCCTAGCCCAAGCGGCTTCACCCATGCCGTTATGAAGCTGGTCGCCGAGGAGGCTGCCGCGCTGGACGTAAACCTGTCCTGGAACGAAAAAGGCGGTCTGATCCTGAGTGTGGACGGCCTCGATCCTTCCCGCATCGTCGGACTGAGCGCCCATGTCGATACGCTCGGGGCGATGGTCCGCTCCATCCGCCCGGACGGCACTCTGCGGCTGACCTCCGTGGGAGGCTTCACGATGTACAGCATCGAGAATGAATACTGCGTCATTCACACCCGTAGCGGAAAGACTTATACGGGAACGATTCTGTCGACGCGTCCTTCCGCCCATGCCTACCCCGCTGATGCCCGTGATATCAAGCGCGTGGAAGAAAATATGGAGGTCCGCATCGACGAAGTCGTCTCAAGCAAGGACGATGTGCTGAAGCTGGGCATCGCGCCCGGGGACTTCATCTCCTTCGACGCCCGTCCCGTATTCACGCCAAGCGGGTATATCAAGTCCCGTCATCTGGACGATAAAGCGAGCGTCGCCGCCCTGCTTGGCCTGCTGGAAAGTATTAAGCGCGAAGGCTGGAAGCCGCTGCATAATCTGTCTCTGCTGATCTCTAATTATGAAGAGGTCGGGCACGGCGCTTCCTGGATTCCCGGCGAAATCAGCGAATTGATCGCTGTCGATATGGGCGTCCTGGGCGACGATTTGAGCTGCAAGGAGACCGATGTCTCCATCTGCGCTAAGGATTCCACCGGCCCGTACGACTACACGATGACCGGAAGGCTCATCGAGCTGGCACAAGGCCTCGGCATCCCCTATGCGGTCGATGTATATCCGCACTACGGCTCGGACGCATCCGCCGCGCTGCATGGCGGCGCGAATATCCGGGCCGCATTGATCGGCCCCGGCGTGCACGCTTCCCATTCCATGGAGCGCACACACAAGCAGGCCGTATTCAACACGGCCAAGCTGCTTGCGGCTTATGTGGGAGCGAACTGA